The DNA segment CCGCTTCGCGGGACGAAGTATGGGCAGGTCTTCAGCAGAGCGGATTTTTGATCGCAGCGCCCGCTTGAAATCAAAAAGCGGACGTTGCCAAACGTCCGCCCTTCCTGCATGAAAAGCTGGCTTTTCAGTTCACAAACAGCTTGGGTTGATCTTCCTCAATCACTTCCAGATCCTGAATGGCAAACCAGCCTTCATTTTCTTCGCCAGCGCTGTTTCGATAGGGAACGTTTGGATCGCCTGTGGTAATATCTACCACATACGCCAGATCCTTTCGGATTTCGTTACCATTGGCGTCTTTCCCGACCGGTACATCGGCTGCTACGTCGGCCACGCGGCCTTCGATGCTGCCCAGCAGCCATCCTTCGCGCGTGTACAGATGAACTCGCACACGTTTGCCGATCAGATCGTAACGCATGGCTCTCCGCTCAGCATCATTTTTCAACGCTGAAATAACGAAACGCTTGATTTACTACGGAAGGTTCCAGACGCCACGCGCGCCTGTAGCAATCTTTAGTCATCCTTTGTAGAATTAAAGAGATTCAGGTCGAACGCATCTGGAGGTGGCATAATGGGAGTACGGATATTAGATATCGACCTGGATTTTTTTCTTAACAAAGTGCAATTCTGGCCTGGATTTGGGCGTCCTGTAGATCCTGAGCTGCGTCCGTGGTCGCCTGATGCGGTGCGGGATTTTCTGGAAACCCGTTGTGGATTGCGGCGAGACCGTCCGCTTCCGGGCCTCATTGTGGACGAGCACCACGAGATTTTTCTGGACTGGCGTCGCCGTATTCAGGAAGGGCTACTTCGCCCGCCCTTTGAAGTCGTGCACATTGATGCGCATGCAGACCTGGGGTTTGGCGATGCAAGCGTCCCTTATGTCGTGACCGAATTACTCAGCCGTTCGCCAGACGAACGCGCCTTTCCGCGCGTGGGTGGTCGCGAAGGTCTGGGCCCGGGCAATTATTTACTTTTTGCCATTGCCTGTCGATGGATTTGCCGCCTGACGTATGTCTATCATCCGGGACGCTATGCGGACCTGCCCTCCCACATTGTGCAGCTAACCACTCGCGGCGAGGGGTTCATCCAACTGCCCTTCTACGGGCCCCGTCCGCCTGAGCTGTTGCAGCACCGCTGGCCGGCAAGGCCGATAGCCTGGGAGCCGCCAGTTCCCTATCGGGAAGTACCCGGTCCTGCGTACCGGAACACGGAAGGCCCCTTCGACCTGCTCTACATTGCCCGTTCTCCCGCCTATACGCCCGCCGAAGCTGACCGGCTGCTGGACATCTTTCGAGAGTATCTGGCCGAGCCGGCAGCCTTGCTGCAGCGGACGGACCGCCATCCCATACGGCTGCCTTTGAATGTAAA comes from the Rhodothermus profundi genome and includes:
- a CDS encoding UPF0489 family protein, yielding MGVRILDIDLDFFLNKVQFWPGFGRPVDPELRPWSPDAVRDFLETRCGLRRDRPLPGLIVDEHHEIFLDWRRRIQEGLLRPPFEVVHIDAHADLGFGDASVPYVVTELLSRSPDERAFPRVGGREGLGPGNYLLFAIACRWICRLTYVYHPGRYADLPSHIVQLTTRGEGFIQLPFYGPRPPELLQHRWPARPIAWEPPVPYREVPGPAYRNTEGPFDLLYIARSPAYTPAEADRLLDIFREYLAEPAALLQRTDRHPIRLPLNVKGRLPSREGGR